In Maridesulfovibrio sp., the genomic stretch AGGAATATCCTGATTCTGTTTTTGTAGAAGATACCGCCGTGATGATCCCCCATACAAACGGGACAGCAGCCTTCCTGACCTGTCCGGGAGCGGAGTCCAGAAGAGGCGAAGTGGATGAGATTCAGGCCGCAATAGCATCCCGGGCAGATGAAATAATCCGCATGGAAGGCAGCGGACTCATGGAAGGCGGAGATGTGCTGCTCATGGGCAAGACCTTTTATGTCGGCATTGACACCAGAACCAATGCCGAAGGCTGCAAACAATTCACCAAGGCTGCCGCCCAATTCGGTTACAAGACAGTACCCGTGCCGTTTACCAACGGCATGCCGCACCTGAAGACCGAACTTTCCGCTCTGGACGAAGAAACCCTGATCATGAGCGCACGCTTTGCAGAACGTGAAGAGTTCAGCGGATTCAAAAAGCTAATAGTACCGGAAGGCGAGGAATACTCAGCCAACTGCCTGTTTATGGGTGACAGGCTTCTCGCGCCGGAAGGATTTCCCAGAACCGCCGAACTGCTTGAAAAAAACGGCTTCAAGCCTGATTTCATCAACATGTCCGAATTTCGCAAAATGGACGGCGGCCTGACCTGCCTGTCTTTGAGATGGTAATAAGAAATAGGGGATGCTGACCTTGATCAGCATCCCCTATTTCTTAAATTGCAATCTTATCTAAAACATCCTGCAAAATTTCATCTTCGCTTTGATCAGAGCGCACAATATGATGCGCGGCCTCCATAAAACTCGGTTCAAAACGGTTCAGCATGAGAGAAATCTGTTCACGAGCATCATCGGAACCGTCGGAAGATGCCAGCAAGGTCATGAAATCACACATGATAAAAATGACCTTTCCGTTATCCTTCAGCAACTTGCGTATTTTCTCGGACTTGGCGGCCCCGCGCGGCAGGCTGACAATCTGATTATCACCAACGGCAAGCTCTTCGAGTACCGGATTACCATCCTTACGGGTGACAACCACATATTTCCGGCCAAGTTTTTCAGCTACCTTTGCCGCTATTGATTTACGCAGTTCGTCATTCAGGCAGAAAATAAATACATTACCGGAATCCCGGCCGCCGATAAGCATATCTTTAGCCATACCCGGTACGTAAACATTTTTCTTTTCCTGCTCATCCACAACATACTCAATATCTGTCATCTCAATATATTCTTTAGCCATATCAAATCCTTATCTTTCAAACATTCTAAAACCTGAACAGGAAAATTAATCATTCAAATTTGGAGAGCAAGACTACTTACGCTTAAAAAACACAGTGCGCTTGTACTGTTTACATTCTGGGTGCGGTTTGGAAAGGTAGGTCATCTCCCAGTGTTCAGCAAAAATTTTGACCGCAAAATCAAGTACGCTGAATAAGCCGTCTTTAATTTCTGCCTGCGGATACATTTCCAAAAACTTTTCCGACTTAAGACCAAGATGCTTGTTAACGTAATATTCAGGACGAAAGGTAAGCAGCATTTCCGACTCCGCCCTTTGTTCAAGGCCCCGGAGCATACGCTCAAGTTTTCCCTTCCTGATTCCGTCTTTTCCGATAATGTCTATGAGCATGCCCATATCAAAAGTTCTTTCAGGGCGTTCCTTGGTAAAATCACAAACCTTAAAGTCGACATGCTTAACAGAGTAAAGAGCTGCCAGTTTCTTAGCCCCGGCAATCACTTTAGGTTCAACATCATAGCCGACAACGTCCCTCGCACCTCGATCACAGGCATAAAAAGAGAAATGTCCCATATTGCAGCCCAGATCACAAACGCTCTTGCCTGTAAAATCAAGATCCTTGAACTCAGGGTCAATACCATCGATATTCTCCCCCACACCACTGGCGAGACGTGTCTGCTCAAAATCATAAAGAGGCCGCCAGATCAGGCCTTCGCCTACTTCGGCAACAATTTTTTTCAATTCAGAGTTTTTGCCCATGCATACCTTCCGGGAAATCGTTAATATTCAAAGTTAACGACAGGGATATAGCCGCATTACGCTGCCAGCTCAAGGGTTGTTTAAGTTTGCGTGGAATCTGGATGCGTGCTACTCCAATAAGCCGAAATCAGGAGATTCTTTTGCAGCAGATAAGCGAACCATTTGCCCACGGCACCTCAATTATTCACTCTATGCATCCCGGATTCAGGTTAGCCTGCGCTTTTATTTTTTCTATAGCCGGAGCACTGCTGACAAACATCACTGCAGCCGGAAGTGTTTTTGTCGCCGGGATTATCTTTACCATTGCTGCCCGTCTGGATTTAAAACACCTGCTTAAGCGACTGCTTATCGTCAATTTTTTTATTCTCTTCCTCTGGTTTTTCCTTCCTTTTTCAAAACCGGGTACACCTGTAATCAATGTCGGACCATTCAGCGCCACACTTGAAGGGATAATTTACACTGCGATCATTACCCTGAAATCAAACGGCATAATTCTGGCCATAACCGCGCTGATAGCTACCATGCCGGTACAAACACTTGGTTCCGGCATGCAGGCGTTGAAAATACCGGATAAACTCTGCCGGCTGCTGCTTTTCAGCTGGCGCTATGTGCATGTAATGATCTCTGAATACACCAGAATGCGCCGTGCAGCCGCCATGCGTGCCTTCAAACCGCGCAGCAACCTGCTTACCTACCGCACATACGCATGGCTCCTCGGCATGCTGCTTGTACGCAGCATGGACCGTGCCCAGAGAGTCTGGCAGGCCATGATCTGCCGCGGATTCAACGGCACATTCCATACCCTGACCAGCTACAGAACAGGTAAACGCGATCTGGCGCTGCTGGCTGTCACCATCGCTTGGGTCGCAATTTTTATTTCCTTTGAATTCAACCTTATTGAGGTTTCACTGTGAGCTTTCCTGTATTTTCCCTTAATAATATATGTTTTTCATATCCCGGAAATGATGTGCTCAAAAACGTAGATTTTGAACTGCTGAAAGGCCAGAAGATCGGCCTTACCGGACACAACGGCTCCGGCAAAACGACCTTACTGCATATCATCATGGGTCTGCTTAAGCCGCAAAGCGGTCAAATCCACTACATGGGCCGGGAACTGAAAACAGAAGATGATTTTATGGAATTGCGCAAAGGCGTTGGCCTGCTCTTTCAGCAGGCAGACGATCAGCTGTTCTGCCCCACGGTGCTGGAAGATGTCGCTTTCGGACCTCTCAATCTGGGAAAATCACCTGAAGAAGCCCGCAAAATCTCAGAATTCACTCTCTGCACGCTCGGACTCTCAGGGTACGGAGACCGGGTTTCCTATCGCCTCTCAGGGGGCGAGAAGAAACTGGTTTCACTGGCCACGGTACTGGCTATGGAACCGCAGGCTCTGGTGCTGGACGAGCCGACAAACGACCTTGACCCGACCATGCGTGAAAGATTGATCAAAATTCTCAACTCACTTGATATCGCAATGCTGGTGGTTTCACACGATCTTGATTTTCTGGTAAGGATTACCGACAAGGAATATTCCTGCAGCAAAGGAAAAATCATCCACGGGGCTTCAAATTTCAACGACAACCATAACTACGGCAAATGTGAACTTTAACCGGAACCAGTAAGAGGAGGCATCATGACCAGTTTTCGTAATCTCGTATTAATTATTGCCGCTGTTTTCATTGTTTCAGGCTGTCTCGGAGAAGACAAAACCATCACTATGAAAGTTGCGTCCACAGCTTACACCTCGCAGGTATCGCAAACATCAGAGCATCCCTTTTTAGGAGCATGGGGGGATGAGCTTAAGCCGGGAATTAAATCCATTGCCGTATCTCGAGACCTGATTCCCAAGGGCCTGACTCATAACACCAAGGTTAAAATTGAAGGGCTTCAGGGAGAGTATTTGGTCAAAGATAAAATGAACAAGCGCTGGACTAATAAAATCGACATTTACATGGGCCTCGATAAAGAAGCGGCTAAAGAGTGGGGCAAACGAGAAGTGACAATTACTTTCGAGAAAAAATCAGATTAAGTTTCTCTACTTTAAAAAAGATATATAAAGGCGTATCCCGGCGACAGGATACGCCTTCTTTTTCATACATTAAAAACACTTATAAAATTATTTGTCGCATGCATTGATCCACCCTTTATTTTTGTTTCCGATTTACGTAAAGATGGGCTTTCGCGGCTACGGATGGGCATGTTGTTCATTAAATTAACGCCGCATCAAACGGAGAACAAATTGAGCGAACGGAAAAGAAATCCTCATCAGTCAATACGAGCCTACTGCCTGTGGTGCATGGGTGGCAGCCCCCAACTTGTCAGGGAATGTGAGGACATTGATTGCTCTCTTTATGATTTGCGGGGCCCCAAGACAGAAGAGACACAACGGACCTGCATCCGCGCTATCCGAAGGCACTGCCTAGCCTGCACAGTCGGCGACCGACAAGCTATCCGCGATTGCAAAGAAAAAGAATGCGTGCTGCGCCGCTACCGCTTCGGTGTGCACCCCAAGACTATGCAGAAACGCCGCAAACGCCAGATTGAAAAAAGCCATTTGATGCTGCCCGGTCTTTAAGCCTCCGGCGGCCCTTCTGGGAGCCTCCCGGCAGGCGCTTTCAGCGGGACCAAAGCCCCCCTTTTGCAAAAGGGGACTCTGGACTCTCCCAAAACCTTTTATTAAGGCTTCGCCGCTTAGCATTAAAGTTTGTGCAAAAAATCAGCCCACAATATCTCACGAGATATTGTGGGCTTTATTTATGGTTCAATTTAACAAATTTATCTGCGAAGTATAACTAAAACGTCTTTTGGGAAAAGGGTATGGACGGCTGAGGCATCACAAATCCGAAGGGCGCATACTCAGAGATATTCTTTTGCGCTGGATATCCACTTCGAGCACTTTCACTTTTAGTGGTTGTCCGGGATGCACGACAGTTGCGGGATCACGCACGAAATCATCAGCCAGACGGCTGATATGAACCAGACCGTCCTGATGCACTCCGATATCCACAAAAGCCCCGAAAGCAGTAACGTTGGTGACAATCCCGTTCAGGATCATGCCTTCACACAGATCAGAAACTTCTTTCACTGAATCATCAAATTCGACGGCTTCGAACTGCTTACGCGGGTCGCGCCCCGGCTTTTCCAGTTCCTTGATTATATCTTTTAGGGTCGGCAGCCCGAGATCATCGGTAACATAATCTTCAAGCCTGATCTTGGACCGCAACTCTGCGGATTTGATCAACTCCGCCACATCCGCGCCGAGATCTTTGGCGATTTCGGCTACAGCTTTGTAGCGTTCCGGGTGAACGGCTGTGCCGTCCAGAGGATTCTTGGCCCCGCGGATACGTAAAAAACCTGCGCACTGCTCAAAAGCTTTGGGACCTAGCCGGGGGACCTTGAGCAATTCACGCCGTGAACCGAACGGACCGTTCTCATTACGAAATTTAATTACATTGGCTGCCAGCACCGGCCCCAGACCGGAGACAGATTGCAACAGTCTTGCACTGGCAGTATTCAACTCCACCCCAACCATGTTCACGCATGATTCGACAACACGTCCAAGGCTCTCTGCCAGACCTTTCTGGTCCACATCGTGCTGATATTGGCCGACACCTATGGATTTCGGATCAATCTTGACCAGCTCGGCCAAAGGGTCCATGAGCCTGCGCCCGATGGATACCGCCCCGCGCACAGTAATATCATAATCCGGAAACTCTTCGCGGGCAATTTCGGAGGCGGAATAAACAGACGCTCCGGACTCATTGACCATAATCACCTGAATAGACGGATCAAGCCCGAGTTCTTTTACAAACAGTTCTGTTTCGCGTCCGGCGGTACCGTTACCGATGGCTATTGCTTCGATGGAATATTTATCCACCAACGCAGTGACAATACGCGCTGCTTCCTTCTTCTTGCCTTCGGAAGTTACAGGATAAATGGTATCATTGTGCAGCAGAGTTCCCTGCGCATCAAGGCAGACCAGTTTAGCGCCTGTTCTAAAACCCGGGTCAAGCGCCAGCACCCGCTTGCCGCCCAATGGAGGAGCAAGCAGGATTTCCCGCAGGTTGGCTGCAAAAATATTAATCGCCTCGGCTTCAGCCTTTTCCAGCAGAAGGCTGCGTAATTCTGTTTCCATCTGTGGAGCCAGTAAACGCTTGTAACTATCTGTGGCGGCATGCTCAACCTGCCTGGATGCGGCAGAATCGGAGCGGACCAGTTTGCGGTGCAGAACCTCCAAACCTTCCGCTTCTTCCGGGCGGATGGAAACCTTTAAAAATTTATCACGCTCACCGCGAAACAAGGCAAGGATGCGGTGTCCGGCTGCTTTTTTAGCCGGCTCCCGCCAATCAAACCAGTCCCGGAATTTAGAAGCCTTGTCTTTGTTCTCTTCTGCCTGAGCGGCTTTGGTCGGCTTGGATTCAATCATGGCTTTGCGTTCAAAAAAAGAACGCACCGCCTCCCGGCAGACCATATTCTCAGCGATCTTTTCAGCGATAATATCCCGCGCACCAGCCAGAGCATCATCCACGGAATCAACACCATCTGCAGCAGAGACAAAGGCTTCAGCTTCCTTAACAGGATCGCATTTCTGAGCAAAAATTTTATAAGCCAGAGGCTCCAGTCCCTTCTCTATTGCAGCCTGCCCCTTGGTTTTGCGCTTGGGCTTATACGGCAGGTATAAATCTTCAAGCTGGCGCATGTTCTCGGCAGCATCAATTTTATTACGCAGGGCGTCATCAAGCTTACCCTGCTCCTCAATGGACTTGAGCACGGTTTCGCGCCGCTTATCCAGCTCCTTCAATTTATCGAAAAGATCGTTGACCGCAGCAACTGCGACCTCATCAAGGCTTCCGGTTGCTTCCTTACGATAACGGGAAATAAAAGGAATAGTCGCTCCTTCATCAAGGAGATCAACCACTGCTTTCACGTTTTTAGACGGGATACCAAGTTCGGATGAAATGCGGGAAATATTTTTGGAATTCATAAAAGGGAGATACTTTGATGCGCTTCGCGCTTTGGATAAAAGATTTAGCTACCACCGGCGTAAACCATTTCGTAAAATGATTTACGCCAGCGGTATAAAAATTACAAACCGGATTCTTCTTTTTTCAATTCTTCTGGAGACAGAGACCAGAAAGGACTCCCGTCTTTGGTCAGGCGAAACTTATAGTTACGCCCTTCTCCTGCCTTGAGTTTGGCAGCCATGTACCCGAATTCGCCATCAAGCTCGACCAATACTCCGTAAACTTTAACACTTATACCGGGACGCAGGTCTTTTATACGCGGCTCGACAAAATCTTTGGGGCCTAGATGAACGAGAACTTCTTCACCGTCTTCCTTATCTTTAACCAGAAGAGCGATTCCCTCAGCCATGTCCGCCATAGGTTTTATCTCCTTAATCTCAAGGAGTGTTCCTTTAAACACGTCACGGTCGGTGTTATCATAAAGGGAATCGTATTTTCCGCCTTTTTCCCAGCCCTTAATATTCATCGCCCCGGCAAAAACAGTCGAGGAAAGAATCATCATGATGATTAAGGACGCAGCTACCTGAATTAAATTTCTGACCACTATAAAACTCCTTTTAAAGATAAGAGCTTAACGGCTAAGCCACTCATTAAATGCACGCAAAGTGACCTGCTTTACATCAGGCCCGGCTTTTTTTCCAAGAAAATCAGTCCGAACGAACTCAACAACAACATCCCCGCTTTTTACGTCCACCAAAAAAAGCCGGACGTAATCAGGCATGGCAATATCACCGGGGTCACTGTAACCTACCGCATTATCCGCAGAAATATCATATAGCAACGCAAGGTCGGCATCGACTCCTGCAAGCGCAGACTGGACTTCCGCCACTACCGGATAATACTTTCCATACTTGCGGCGTTCCCACAAGCCGGATTTACGGACATTTTCCAGAATATCAACATCACTGCCGTTTACAGGATAAGCAGACCAGTCCAGCGTAAATGCTCCTGATTCCTTACAGGCATTGCGCAGTGACTGGGTCATACGCCAACGGTACTTGTAGTCAAAGTCCATACTCGAAGTCTGCCACGGGAGCAACGCAACCTTGTACTCTTTCCCGCCCGTGTCAAAGGGAGTGTGGTACGGGTCCGTCATTGCACAGGAAGCACAGACAAAACAAAGCACCAGAAGCAGCAGTATTTTTTTCATGACAACCTCATATTTTTTTAAGAATGCCCCATTTTATATCGAGCGTCGCCGTATGTCCATAGAATCGAAATATGCTTGGCGTCCGGGCAGTTTGCCGTTACACTCCGGCAGTTTTCAATGTGGAGGAGAATATGTCCGATAAAAAAAAGGCCCAAAAACTTTCCCGAAGAGGATTCCTTTTCGGCGGCTTCAGAAAAAAAGAAGACCGTGAACAGGCCCGGAGTGCTGCGAAACCAATTGCAGCCAAAGAGGTCAATCTCGATACCTTAGCCGAGGCCAACGTTGCATACGAGAACGGGCGGTTTGAAGAAGCGGCCGAGAAATACAAAGATTTCATCAAGACTGAACCGCAGAACGCTGATGCCCGCAAAAGGCTCGGTCACTGCCTCTACAAGATTGGTAAATACATTCAGGCCAAAGTTGAATTTGAACGGGCAATCAGAATTTTAGGAAAGGATAACTTCTCCTACCTGTATTTGGGACTTCTACTCTGCCGAGCGGGAGCAGGCAAAAAAGCAATTCCGGTCTGGAAACTGTATTTTGACCCGGATAACATCACCCTGCAACGCGAAATCAATCTTCAGCTAGCCCTTATTGAATCTGATCCAGAGGCATCTTTTGAAGATGCTGCCAACATGGTCGAGCGGGTCATCGAAGAAACTGCCATGAAAGCTTAAAACAGCAATATTGTACAAGTCTGCACTCTCTTTGATCTGTTACAGCTTTCCTGACTAAGCGGCGAAGCCCTAAAAAAAGTTTTGGAATTCTTAACCACTTTTCCAAAAGGGGTTAAGGCCGCCGGAGGCAAAGCTATTCCGCCGCAAGTTCGCCGAGCCTGCGAACTCCGGCCTGTATTTCATCACTCCAAAGCGAGCCGCTGGAGAGCCGGATATAATTTGAAAATATATCCTGCGGGGAGAACACCGTTCCGGGAACAATACCGATCCCCTCTTCCCGGGCCTTGAAGAAAAGCTCAACCCCGTCCTTTCCTTCCGGCAGCTCGACCCAAAGAACAGACCCGCCCTTGGGATTTGTAACTTTGGTGCCTTCAGGAAAGGATAAACCGATCTCGGTACGCATTTTCTGCATCTGATCTTTCATTGCAGCACGGAGCTTCTTTAAATGGCGTTCGTAAAGGGTTTCGCGCAGATAGCGGGCGATGGCCATCTGGGTGGCGGACACACATGATACGTTAGTTGTAGCTTTGATCTCCAGAGCCTTTTCCAGATAACGTCCCGGTGCCAGCCAGCCTA encodes the following:
- a CDS encoding arginine deiminase family protein, whose translation is MFSNIIVRTPAENLGQGLTEAGLGCPDIPLTLAQHRDYIKYFEQAGIKVTVLPAVEEYPDSVFVEDTAVMIPHTNGTAAFLTCPGAESRRGEVDEIQAAIASRADEIIRMEGSGLMEGGDVLLMGKTFYVGIDTRTNAEGCKQFTKAAAQFGYKTVPVPFTNGMPHLKTELSALDEETLIMSARFAEREEFSGFKKLIVPEGEEYSANCLFMGDRLLAPEGFPRTAELLEKNGFKPDFINMSEFRKMDGGLTCLSLRW
- a CDS encoding shikimate kinase, with translation MAKEYIEMTDIEYVVDEQEKKNVYVPGMAKDMLIGGRDSGNVFIFCLNDELRKSIAAKVAEKLGRKYVVVTRKDGNPVLEELAVGDNQIVSLPRGAAKSEKIRKLLKDNGKVIFIMCDFMTLLASSDGSDDAREQISLMLNRFEPSFMEAAHHIVRSDQSEDEILQDVLDKIAI
- a CDS encoding methyltransferase domain-containing protein, coding for MGKNSELKKIVAEVGEGLIWRPLYDFEQTRLASGVGENIDGIDPEFKDLDFTGKSVCDLGCNMGHFSFYACDRGARDVVGYDVEPKVIAGAKKLAALYSVKHVDFKVCDFTKERPERTFDMGMLIDIIGKDGIRKGKLERMLRGLEQRAESEMLLTFRPEYYVNKHLGLKSEKFLEMYPQAEIKDGLFSVLDFAVKIFAEHWEMTYLSKPHPECKQYKRTVFFKRK
- the cbiQ gene encoding cobalt ECF transporter T component CbiQ, whose protein sequence is MRATPISRNQEILLQQISEPFAHGTSIIHSMHPGFRLACAFIFSIAGALLTNITAAGSVFVAGIIFTIAARLDLKHLLKRLLIVNFFILFLWFFLPFSKPGTPVINVGPFSATLEGIIYTAIITLKSNGIILAITALIATMPVQTLGSGMQALKIPDKLCRLLLFSWRYVHVMISEYTRMRRAAAMRAFKPRSNLLTYRTYAWLLGMLLVRSMDRAQRVWQAMICRGFNGTFHTLTSYRTGKRDLALLAVTIAWVAIFISFEFNLIEVSL
- a CDS encoding ABC transporter ATP-binding protein, coding for MLKNVDFELLKGQKIGLTGHNGSGKTTLLHIIMGLLKPQSGQIHYMGRELKTEDDFMELRKGVGLLFQQADDQLFCPTVLEDVAFGPLNLGKSPEEARKISEFTLCTLGLSGYGDRVSYRLSGGEKKLVSLATVLAMEPQALVLDEPTNDLDPTMRERLIKILNSLDIAMLVVSHDLDFLVRITDKEYSCSKGKIIHGASNFNDNHNYGKCEL
- a CDS encoding 3D domain-containing protein, producing MTSFRNLVLIIAAVFIVSGCLGEDKTITMKVASTAYTSQVSQTSEHPFLGAWGDELKPGIKSIAVSRDLIPKGLTHNTKVKIEGLQGEYLVKDKMNKRWTNKIDIYMGLDKEAAKEWGKREVTITFEKKSD
- a CDS encoding restriction endonuclease — protein: MSERKRNPHQSIRAYCLWCMGGSPQLVRECEDIDCSLYDLRGPKTEETQRTCIRAIRRHCLACTVGDRQAIRDCKEKECVLRRYRFGVHPKTMQKRRKRQIEKSHLMLPGL
- a CDS encoding Tex family protein, with protein sequence MNSKNISRISSELGIPSKNVKAVVDLLDEGATIPFISRYRKEATGSLDEVAVAAVNDLFDKLKELDKRRETVLKSIEEQGKLDDALRNKIDAAENMRQLEDLYLPYKPKRKTKGQAAIEKGLEPLAYKIFAQKCDPVKEAEAFVSAADGVDSVDDALAGARDIIAEKIAENMVCREAVRSFFERKAMIESKPTKAAQAEENKDKASKFRDWFDWREPAKKAAGHRILALFRGERDKFLKVSIRPEEAEGLEVLHRKLVRSDSAASRQVEHAATDSYKRLLAPQMETELRSLLLEKAEAEAINIFAANLREILLAPPLGGKRVLALDPGFRTGAKLVCLDAQGTLLHNDTIYPVTSEGKKKEAARIVTALVDKYSIEAIAIGNGTAGRETELFVKELGLDPSIQVIMVNESGASVYSASEIAREEFPDYDITVRGAVSIGRRLMDPLAELVKIDPKSIGVGQYQHDVDQKGLAESLGRVVESCVNMVGVELNTASARLLQSVSGLGPVLAANVIKFRNENGPFGSRRELLKVPRLGPKAFEQCAGFLRIRGAKNPLDGTAVHPERYKAVAEIAKDLGADVAELIKSAELRSKIRLEDYVTDDLGLPTLKDIIKELEKPGRDPRKQFEAVEFDDSVKEVSDLCEGMILNGIVTNVTAFGAFVDIGVHQDGLVHISRLADDFVRDPATVVHPGQPLKVKVLEVDIQRKRISLSMRPSDL
- a CDS encoding tetratricopeptide repeat protein, whose product is MSDKKKAQKLSRRGFLFGGFRKKEDREQARSAAKPIAAKEVNLDTLAEANVAYENGRFEEAAEKYKDFIKTEPQNADARKRLGHCLYKIGKYIQAKVEFERAIRILGKDNFSYLYLGLLLCRAGAGKKAIPVWKLYFDPDNITLQREINLQLALIESDPEASFEDAANMVERVIEETAMKA